The following are encoded together in the uncultured Sphaerochaeta sp. genome:
- a CDS encoding Gfo/Idh/MocA family oxidoreductase, which produces MNPIRAALLGGGSRGRYVYADYAKTRPQDLRITAIAEPDPQKRTTIAEEHAIPSSLVVSDWKDLFPSTHQDFDVIIIATQDAMHLEPLLKAIDEGYPVLCEKPVVPSLGELSQIAEKAKHTKSLVSISHVLRYTPFFTKIKQLIEEKSIGDLIGIELHENVGHIHISHSYVRGNWRKREESSPMILAKSCHDMDILRYLAGSSCETLSSYGDLFHFKQDNAPKGAPPRCTDGCPVLEQCPYASQKIYLGENTDWPVNVITTDLSYEGREKALKEGPYGRCVYHCDNNVVDHQSVSARFSNGVIASFIMSGFTMDTHRSIRVMGSKAELKGDMESGEITIDVFSTKERITYQLNTKRDGHGGGDEHLITDFIARVRSLDIRSTSDLSSSLESHFMAFAAEESRLSGGEKIDLASFQKQGRMRLLS; this is translated from the coding sequence ATGAACCCAATTCGCGCCGCATTGCTGGGCGGGGGGAGCAGGGGTCGGTATGTGTATGCCGACTACGCAAAAACCCGACCACAAGACCTTCGTATAACAGCCATTGCAGAACCTGATCCACAGAAGCGTACTACAATTGCAGAGGAGCATGCAATTCCATCTTCACTTGTAGTATCCGACTGGAAGGATTTATTTCCCTCCACACACCAGGATTTTGATGTCATTATCATTGCAACCCAAGATGCAATGCATTTGGAGCCTCTTCTCAAGGCAATTGATGAGGGATATCCAGTACTCTGTGAAAAACCGGTTGTTCCTTCTTTGGGTGAGCTATCCCAGATTGCAGAAAAAGCAAAGCATACCAAAAGCCTGGTAAGTATCTCACATGTACTGCGATACACTCCGTTCTTCACCAAAATCAAACAACTCATCGAGGAGAAATCCATCGGTGATCTGATCGGTATCGAATTGCATGAGAATGTAGGCCATATCCATATATCGCACAGCTATGTTCGAGGAAACTGGAGGAAGAGAGAAGAATCCAGTCCTATGATCCTTGCCAAGAGTTGTCACGATATGGACATTCTTCGCTATCTTGCAGGGAGTTCGTGCGAAACGCTCTCCAGCTATGGGGATCTGTTCCATTTCAAACAAGATAATGCACCAAAGGGAGCTCCTCCACGATGTACTGATGGTTGCCCTGTGCTTGAACAGTGTCCCTATGCTTCCCAGAAGATCTACTTGGGAGAGAATACAGACTGGCCTGTGAATGTCATTACCACTGACCTCTCCTACGAGGGGCGGGAGAAGGCGTTGAAAGAAGGTCCGTATGGGAGGTGTGTATATCACTGTGACAATAATGTGGTTGATCACCAAAGTGTAAGTGCACGGTTCTCCAATGGTGTTATCGCAAGCTTTATCATGTCTGGATTTACCATGGATACACATAGGAGTATACGGGTAATGGGGAGCAAGGCGGAACTTAAAGGGGACATGGAGAGTGGTGAGATTACCATTGATGTTTTCTCGACCAAGGAGCGTATTACTTATCAACTCAATACGAAAAGGGATGGCCACGGGGGAGGAGACGAGCACCTGATTACTGATTTCATCGCACGTGTTCGTTCTTTGGATATACGTAGTACCAGTGATCTTTCCTCCTCGTTGGAAAGCCATTTTATGGCATTTGCAGCCGAAGAAAGCCGTCTCTCTGGGGGAGAAAAAATTGACCTCGCCTCATTTCAGAAGCAAGGTCGTATGAGACTCCTATCTTAG
- a CDS encoding TRAP transporter permease — translation MAKISLDEMNPAMKSKQEQLLSKFEKESKTRKFDHYLLAQGLYWISIIVALYHFGTSFIGYPATHLHRSLHVAMILFMTFFLYPANKKASRKSIPWYDIVFAIASLAVAAYVWIDYINFINRMGSPNTMDVVMGTILILVVLEASRRISGWPLVILSLIFLLYGLFGRNLPGIFMHRGYDWKALVNHIFINTEGIYGTSVDVAASYIFLFIMFGTVMNKCGMGRFFNDLALAFAGSSKGGPAKVAVIASGFLGSINGSAVANVVTTGAFTIPLMKKTGYSNEFSGAVESSASVGGQLLPPIMGAAAFIMAEMLGVKYSSIVVSAAIPALLYYLGILVQVQLRASKLNLEGLPKDQLPKLRDVMRERGHLLIPIAFLLYMLLFSGATVIFSAFWAIVATIAVSMARKTTRMTLRQILDAFSEGTRAVVSVAVACAVVGIIIGVVSLTGFGLNMANAIIQLGQSNLMMTLFLTMITCMILGMGLPSIPAYLITATMAAPALVKLGIPPLAAHMFVFYFAMFANITPPVALASFAAAGLSGGDPMKTGIQSVKLSLAGFIVPYMFIYNSALLLIDVTPLVALRVAITAILGVLLIGMATEGYLFKDMVWPVRIAAFLGALLLISANVVQDIIGFSLAVLVVLFQFYWKHKKQIA, via the coding sequence ATGGCCAAGATATCCCTTGACGAAATGAATCCTGCCATGAAAAGCAAACAGGAGCAGCTGCTCAGCAAGTTCGAGAAAGAATCGAAGACACGTAAATTCGACCACTATCTTCTTGCCCAAGGGCTGTATTGGATTTCCATCATTGTAGCACTCTACCACTTTGGTACCTCATTTATAGGGTATCCGGCAACACATTTGCACCGCTCACTCCATGTTGCCATGATTCTCTTCATGACCTTCTTCCTCTACCCTGCCAACAAAAAAGCAAGCAGGAAATCCATCCCCTGGTATGACATTGTGTTTGCAATTGCCTCACTAGCAGTGGCAGCATATGTCTGGATTGACTACATCAACTTCATTAACCGAATGGGAAGTCCCAATACCATGGACGTGGTCATGGGAACCATCCTGATTCTCGTGGTACTGGAAGCAAGTAGGCGGATTTCTGGATGGCCATTGGTTATCCTCAGTCTCATCTTTTTACTGTACGGGCTCTTTGGAAGAAATCTTCCAGGGATTTTTATGCATCGAGGATACGACTGGAAAGCTCTGGTCAACCATATCTTTATCAACACAGAAGGTATCTATGGTACTTCTGTGGATGTAGCAGCCTCATATATTTTCCTATTTATCATGTTTGGTACGGTTATGAATAAGTGTGGTATGGGACGGTTCTTCAATGATCTGGCCCTTGCTTTTGCAGGAAGCTCCAAGGGTGGTCCGGCTAAGGTGGCAGTCATTGCAAGCGGATTCCTTGGTTCCATCAACGGAAGTGCTGTCGCCAATGTAGTTACCACTGGAGCCTTCACCATCCCACTGATGAAAAAAACCGGGTATTCCAATGAGTTCAGCGGCGCTGTAGAATCGAGTGCCTCTGTTGGAGGGCAACTTCTTCCTCCGATCATGGGTGCAGCAGCCTTCATCATGGCTGAGATGCTCGGAGTCAAATACAGTTCCATTGTTGTGAGTGCAGCAATACCTGCCCTGCTCTACTACCTCGGCATCTTGGTGCAGGTACAACTACGTGCTTCCAAGCTAAACCTTGAGGGACTTCCCAAGGATCAACTCCCGAAATTAAGGGATGTAATGCGAGAGCGTGGACATCTCTTGATTCCCATCGCCTTTCTGCTCTACATGCTGCTTTTCAGTGGAGCCACAGTCATCTTCTCCGCCTTCTGGGCAATAGTTGCCACCATCGCGGTCAGTATGGCAAGAAAGACAACCAGGATGACACTTCGCCAGATTCTCGATGCATTTTCTGAAGGCACCAGGGCTGTAGTATCTGTAGCCGTTGCATGTGCCGTGGTGGGAATCATCATTGGTGTGGTTAGTCTTACTGGGTTTGGACTCAACATGGCCAATGCCATCATCCAGCTTGGACAGTCCAACCTGATGATGACGCTCTTCCTCACCATGATCACCTGTATGATCCTCGGTATGGGACTTCCGTCCATACCGGCATACCTGATCACCGCTACCATGGCAGCTCCGGCCCTTGTGAAGCTTGGCATCCCCCCATTGGCAGCCCATATGTTTGTCTTCTATTTTGCGATGTTTGCCAACATCACTCCTCCGGTTGCTCTTGCATCATTTGCAGCAGCAGGCTTGAGTGGCGGAGATCCCATGAAGACAGGCATACAATCGGTAAAACTCTCACTGGCTGGTTTTATCGTTCCCTACATGTTCATCTACAACTCAGCACTCCTGCTCATTGATGTAACACCGCTGGTTGCATTACGAGTAGCAATTACCGCCATCTTGGGAGTTCTCTTGATCGGTATGGCAACAGAGGGATACCTGTTCAAGGACATGGTTTGGCCTGTACGTATTGCGGCCTTCTTGGGAGCCCTGCTCTTGATCTCTGCAAACGTGGTACAGGATATAATCGGTTTCTCTTTGGCGGTTCTGGTTGTACTCTTCCAGTTCTATTGGAAGCACAAGAAACAGATTGCCTAA
- a CDS encoding DUF1850 domain-containing protein, translating to MKSSTQRRIIVVVLTLVVGTLLLLFLQRPGLALVLSDQQTGEVLASIPVEEGEQLTYSWIHSAEFIPWIEEFTIQKDGSFHLDTIKVAGFGAGIPENKGVTSVKDGMVVMEQLDQVFGEIRWIHSQTALTSITVGNTIFITGEDVPHHIPVELTIEGVGTIWPRYPLTK from the coding sequence ATGAAAAGCAGTACACAACGTAGAATTATTGTCGTTGTCCTCACCCTTGTGGTGGGGACACTGCTTCTCCTCTTCCTACAAAGACCAGGTCTTGCCTTGGTGTTAAGCGATCAGCAAACCGGGGAGGTGCTGGCTTCGATTCCCGTGGAAGAGGGAGAGCAGCTTACCTACAGTTGGATCCATTCAGCTGAGTTTATTCCCTGGATTGAGGAATTCACCATCCAAAAGGATGGCTCATTCCACCTAGACACCATCAAGGTGGCAGGCTTTGGAGCTGGTATTCCTGAGAACAAAGGCGTAACATCTGTGAAAGACGGTATGGTTGTCATGGAACAACTCGACCAAGTGTTTGGCGAAATTCGTTGGATCCATTCCCAAACCGCATTAACCAGCATTACTGTTGGAAACACCATCTTTATCACCGGTGAGGATGTACCCCATCATATTCCGGTAGAATTAACTATAGAAGGAGTAGGAACCATATGGCCAAGATATCCCTTGACGAAATGA
- a CDS encoding TAXI family TRAP transporter solute-binding subunit, whose amino-acid sequence MKKRQLFLIALLALVMSISLFAAGDSEKAQSGELDRSKYFITVATGPTSGLYYPIGGAFSSVFQNKLGYKSSAQATGASAENVTLIRENRAEMAIAMSDVVAQAYQGFGAYEGKEPATELRALLGLYPNYVQLVTTDKTGIKKFTDLKGKRVGIGAPNSGVEVNARMMYEAHGMSYADSKVDYLNYGEAIAQLKNNMVDAVFVTSGIPNATIMELGTTSKIVLVPIEGEGLATLKKNYPFFVEATIPADVYDTDSDIQTATVRNIMIVNKDLPADVAYDLTKGIFENIGDIQAAHATAQKHITLENSHIGVDIPFHEGAIKYYEEAGL is encoded by the coding sequence ATGAAAAAAAGACAGCTGTTCCTAATTGCTCTTCTGGCCTTGGTCATGAGCATCTCCCTTTTTGCTGCAGGCGATAGTGAAAAAGCACAGAGTGGCGAACTTGATAGAAGCAAGTATTTCATCACCGTTGCAACCGGACCTACCAGTGGTCTCTACTACCCAATCGGAGGAGCGTTCTCTTCAGTATTCCAGAATAAGCTTGGCTACAAGTCATCAGCACAGGCAACCGGTGCTTCAGCAGAGAACGTCACCCTGATCAGGGAAAATCGTGCTGAGATGGCAATTGCCATGAGTGATGTTGTAGCACAGGCATACCAGGGTTTTGGTGCTTATGAGGGCAAGGAACCTGCTACAGAGCTCCGCGCTCTGCTTGGTCTCTACCCCAACTATGTACAGCTGGTTACCACTGACAAGACCGGTATCAAGAAGTTCACCGATCTGAAAGGTAAGCGTGTCGGCATCGGCGCCCCCAATAGTGGTGTTGAGGTCAATGCAAGAATGATGTACGAAGCACATGGCATGAGCTATGCAGACAGCAAGGTTGACTACCTCAACTATGGTGAGGCAATCGCCCAGTTGAAGAACAACATGGTTGATGCAGTCTTTGTAACCAGCGGCATTCCCAATGCAACCATCATGGAGCTTGGCACCACCAGCAAGATTGTACTCGTACCCATCGAAGGCGAAGGTCTTGCAACCCTGAAGAAGAACTATCCCTTCTTCGTTGAAGCAACCATTCCCGCTGACGTGTATGACACCGATTCTGATATCCAGACCGCCACGGTTCGCAACATCATGATCGTCAACAAGGACCTTCCCGCTGATGTAGCATATGACCTGACCAAGGGTATCTTCGAAAACATTGGAGACATCCAGGCAGCACATGCTACAGCACAGAAGCATATCACCCTTGAGAACAGTCACATCGGTGTGGATATCCCCTTCCACGAAGGAGCTATCAAATACTACGAGGAAGCAGGACTGTAA
- a CDS encoding prenyltransferase produces the protein MTTRQFLNIVEMRTKVISMGTFACASLYAVNIQDSVPIVPWVIMGFATLFVDMGTTGFNTFFDYYRGTDNLTYTKEKEKVLVHEQVNPLSALLISLALFALAAVLGLVLASMTSWYLLLVGGMCMLVGFFYTAGPLPISRTPFGELFAGGFLGSVLFLITLFVLGVPLGAKEVAATVPFLLLIGMILSVNNGCDRIGDTANGRKTLSILLGKRGSVGLVATEGLAAYLVSAVFVFVGMYTVYFLPLLVFLAIRFLVQFRRVRREGMDEAHKAQHMGFASSTFISFSLSFAIAFLLSRVFGSPVF, from the coding sequence ATGACAACACGCCAGTTCCTTAATATCGTAGAGATGCGAACGAAGGTTATCAGCATGGGCACTTTTGCCTGTGCATCCCTCTATGCAGTTAATATTCAAGATAGTGTACCTATAGTTCCTTGGGTAATTATGGGGTTCGCAACCCTTTTCGTCGACATGGGAACAACGGGCTTCAATACCTTTTTCGATTATTATCGGGGGACCGATAACCTTACCTATACCAAGGAGAAAGAGAAAGTGCTTGTGCATGAACAGGTGAACCCGCTCTCTGCCTTGCTTATCTCCCTTGCCCTGTTCGCCCTGGCTGCTGTACTGGGCCTCGTTCTGGCCTCTATGACCAGCTGGTATCTTCTCCTGGTTGGTGGGATGTGCATGCTTGTTGGTTTCTTCTATACAGCCGGGCCACTGCCGATCAGCCGGACCCCGTTTGGGGAACTGTTTGCCGGAGGCTTTCTGGGCAGTGTTCTCTTTTTGATCACGCTCTTTGTCCTAGGGGTTCCCCTTGGTGCCAAGGAGGTTGCTGCAACTGTTCCCTTCCTTTTGCTTATTGGTATGATCCTTTCGGTGAACAATGGGTGTGACCGAATAGGTGATACAGCAAATGGAAGGAAAACTCTTTCTATTCTCCTGGGAAAACGAGGCAGTGTTGGCTTGGTTGCAACTGAAGGGCTGGCTGCCTATCTGGTAAGTGCAGTGTTTGTGTTTGTTGGAATGTATACAGTGTACTTCCTTCCTCTGCTGGTATTTCTAGCCATCCGTTTCTTGGTTCAGTTTAGGAGAGTGAGGAGGGAGGGAATGGATGAAGCACACAAAGCCCAACATATGGGCTTTGCTTCTTCTACCTTTATCTCTTTCTCATTGAGTTTTGCTATTGCTTTCCTGCTCAGTAGAGTGTTCGGTTCTCCGGTTTTTTAA
- a CDS encoding MFS transporter: protein MPREKESIYRGDTGVRVFLTTILLTGLAYGLYRGIQDNYLAEIVKISEFERGIVEFFRELPGLLLIFILASMYRFSESTVYKVGTLIMLFGLLGLLFLGSSKVVVILFMVVFSSGEHIIMPIKSSMSLSFAKSEKGGASLGVTSAISHGGNIGGFVIVSILFLVLGRLGYARDSIVGFRVIFFLSASLLFSAAVIVLTMRDRGKPVKRSRLYFHRKFGKFYMLEVFYGARKQIFLTFAPYVLILFYGADTSVIAMLLAICAIFGMLLSPVIGILVDKLGYKTIMVADTIILVAVCLLYGFAHRIFPMEIAFIVVCVNFVLDSIISLASMATNVYVRDLSSSREELTATLTTGISVNHLISVMIALLGGLIWKTLGIEVLFSLSAVLGLANSVFAATIKKPENRTLY, encoded by the coding sequence ATGCCGAGAGAGAAAGAATCGATCTACCGGGGCGATACAGGTGTAAGGGTATTCCTTACTACTATTCTGCTTACCGGTCTTGCTTACGGGCTGTATCGTGGAATTCAGGACAACTATCTTGCAGAGATAGTAAAGATTTCTGAATTTGAACGGGGAATTGTAGAATTCTTTCGCGAATTACCTGGGCTTCTGCTTATCTTCATCCTCGCCTCCATGTATCGATTCAGTGAGAGTACCGTCTACAAGGTAGGTACGCTTATCATGCTCTTCGGTTTGCTTGGCTTGTTGTTTCTCGGCTCCAGCAAGGTAGTAGTCATCCTCTTCATGGTTGTCTTCAGTAGTGGAGAGCATATTATCATGCCAATCAAGAGCTCGATGTCCCTCTCCTTTGCAAAGAGCGAAAAGGGAGGAGCCAGCCTGGGGGTAACCTCAGCGATCAGCCATGGGGGAAATATCGGTGGTTTTGTCATCGTATCCATCCTCTTCCTGGTCCTGGGCCGTCTTGGGTATGCAAGGGATTCAATCGTAGGGTTCCGTGTAATCTTCTTCCTCTCAGCTTCCTTGCTCTTCTCTGCAGCAGTTATCGTACTCACGATGAGAGATCGTGGAAAGCCGGTCAAACGAAGTCGGTTGTACTTCCATCGCAAGTTTGGGAAGTTCTATATGCTGGAAGTATTCTATGGAGCAAGGAAGCAGATATTCCTTACTTTTGCTCCCTATGTCCTTATCCTTTTCTATGGAGCCGACACCTCAGTAATTGCGATGCTGCTCGCCATCTGCGCAATCTTCGGCATGTTGCTCAGTCCGGTTATCGGGATATTGGTGGACAAGCTGGGGTATAAGACCATCATGGTAGCCGATACCATAATCCTGGTTGCGGTCTGCTTGCTCTATGGATTTGCACATCGAATTTTTCCCATGGAAATAGCATTCATTGTGGTATGTGTTAATTTTGTACTTGATTCGATTATCAGCCTTGCGAGCATGGCTACCAATGTATATGTAAGAGACCTATCCTCTTCCCGTGAAGAGCTTACCGCTACCCTTACAACAGGTATCTCGGTCAATCACCTGATCAGTGTCATGATTGCACTGCTTGGTGGCCTTATCTGGAAAACGCTCGGCATTGAAGTACTGTTCTCCCTCTCAGCGGTTTTGGGATTGGCTAACTCGGTGTTTGCAGCAACGATTAAAAAACCGGAGAACCGAACACTCTACTGA
- a CDS encoding FadR/GntR family transcriptional regulator — MKEIKRISVTTQVIDSIRESIMNGTYPIGTKLPAEIQLCKMLSVSRSTVREAMRSLQAEGYVELIAGKGAFVRDNQSHDYDAIRSWFIESAPTLKDTTDVREALETVQVRMAVSRATDEEVAQLEVIHQHFISQNTQANVAALAALDEEFHTQICKMSHNPLLMKINELLAMELKRYRLMSISVKTSSENTIREHELIITALKERDSQKAAAYMLAHLGSSLADINKVLEGQS; from the coding sequence ATGAAAGAAATAAAAAGAATATCCGTAACCACACAAGTCATTGACTCAATTCGAGAATCCATCATGAATGGAACCTATCCCATTGGAACAAAACTGCCAGCAGAAATCCAGCTCTGCAAGATGCTTTCGGTTAGCAGATCTACGGTACGCGAGGCTATGCGATCACTGCAAGCTGAAGGATATGTAGAGCTTATTGCAGGGAAAGGGGCTTTTGTACGTGACAATCAAAGCCATGACTATGATGCCATTCGTTCTTGGTTTATAGAGTCCGCCCCCACCCTGAAAGACACTACCGATGTACGAGAAGCTCTGGAAACCGTGCAAGTGAGAATGGCTGTGAGTCGTGCAACAGATGAGGAAGTGGCACAATTGGAGGTCATCCACCAACATTTCATCTCGCAAAACACCCAGGCGAATGTAGCAGCCCTTGCGGCATTGGATGAAGAATTCCATACACAAATCTGTAAGATGTCACATAACCCACTCTTGATGAAAATCAATGAGCTCCTTGCAATGGAGCTTAAGCGCTATCGTCTCATGTCCATATCGGTAAAAACCAGTTCAGAAAATACTATTCGAGAGCATGAATTGATCATCACGGCATTAAAAGAACGCGATTCCCAAAAAGCAGCAGCATATATGCTTGCACATCTGGGAAGTTCCCTTGCCGATATCAACAAGGTACTTGAGGGACAATCTTAG
- a CDS encoding TRAP transporter substrate-binding protein has translation MKKLIAVLLMVTMSMTLVFAQGGNEKSSGAESVTLTVYSPGNANSVPTKTILKYKELVENASNGTIKMVAHHSGELGNDAEALQSTRMGTIDIIFAGTSGFTSFYEDAKILDLPFLFDSAQEAYEIVNGDIGEEIFADLPSVGLVYLSEGDNGMRHIATTNRPIDSVADVDGLKIRVPTSKMYLDVWSALGATPVALALNELAIALANGTAEAQDNATYHLVANATYDDIEHYSFINYMWMGCTMAMNQDSWNKLSTEQQNILKEQAIAAAKYSFDTIEEDNVSATKVLREAGVQFNETPDIQSFKDKLGGSSYYTQYKDAAWYNQAILDAILAN, from the coding sequence ATGAAGAAACTGATCGCTGTATTGCTTATGGTCACCATGAGTATGACCCTTGTATTTGCACAAGGTGGAAATGAGAAAAGTAGTGGGGCAGAGAGTGTTACTCTCACTGTGTATTCACCGGGTAACGCAAACTCTGTTCCTACCAAAACCATTCTTAAATATAAAGAATTGGTAGAGAATGCTTCCAACGGAACAATCAAGATGGTGGCTCATCATTCTGGGGAGCTGGGCAACGATGCAGAAGCCTTGCAGTCAACCAGAATGGGTACCATTGATATCATCTTTGCAGGAACCAGTGGGTTTACCAGTTTCTACGAGGATGCCAAAATCTTGGATTTGCCATTCTTGTTTGACTCTGCCCAAGAAGCCTATGAAATTGTAAACGGTGATATTGGAGAAGAGATTTTCGCAGATTTGCCATCGGTAGGATTGGTGTATCTCTCAGAGGGAGACAATGGAATGCGTCATATTGCAACGACCAATAGGCCCATTGATTCTGTTGCTGATGTTGATGGCCTTAAGATTCGTGTTCCCACCAGTAAGATGTACCTAGATGTCTGGAGTGCTCTTGGAGCAACCCCGGTCGCCCTTGCATTGAATGAATTGGCAATTGCTCTGGCAAACGGAACAGCAGAGGCTCAGGACAATGCAACGTATCATCTTGTAGCAAATGCTACCTATGATGATATTGAGCACTACAGTTTTATCAACTATATGTGGATGGGCTGTACCATGGCTATGAACCAGGACAGCTGGAACAAGCTCTCTACTGAACAGCAGAACATTCTTAAAGAGCAGGCAATTGCAGCAGCTAAATACTCTTTTGATACCATTGAGGAAGACAATGTCTCTGCAACGAAAGTACTCAGGGAAGCTGGAGTCCAGTTCAATGAGACCCCAGATATCCAGAGCTTCAAAGATAAGTTGGGTGGATCATCGTACTACACGCAGTACAAGGATGCTGCTTGGTACAACCAAGCGATCTTGGATGCAATTTTGGCAAACTAA
- a CDS encoding TRAP transporter small permease, which yields MVVIRKILDGFVKCISVLLMILVAGIVLLMLNELVLRNLLGSSFKGMTELSGFMFLWMAFLGIIVLYDQNRMISLDMFFVRTKGRLRTVLWVIQRCAAILLGIVMILAFKGLYPFISTEFYSSMPSFSKMYQYVPMVITGAFLCVKSMYDLVVKARGENVS from the coding sequence ATGGTAGTAATAAGAAAAATACTGGATGGCTTTGTAAAATGCATATCTGTTTTACTCATGATTCTGGTAGCTGGAATTGTGTTGTTGATGCTAAACGAGCTGGTGCTTCGTAATCTCCTCGGTTCTTCTTTCAAAGGAATGACAGAACTTTCTGGGTTTATGTTTTTATGGATGGCTTTCTTGGGCATCATTGTGTTATATGACCAAAACAGAATGATCTCCCTTGATATGTTCTTTGTAAGGACGAAGGGCAGATTGCGCACAGTCCTATGGGTCATTCAGCGTTGTGCAGCAATATTGCTTGGAATCGTGATGATTCTGGCATTCAAAGGACTCTATCCTTTCATCAGTACTGAGTTCTACTCTTCAATGCCGAGCTTTTCAAAGATGTATCAGTATGTTCCCATGGTAATTACTGGTGCGTTTCTTTGTGTTAAATCCATGTATGACCTTGTTGTGAAGGCAAGAGGGGAGAACGTGTCATGA
- a CDS encoding TRAP transporter large permease → MILFFGSFILLLLIGVPISISIGASAVLGCLNLGYPLMVIGQKMVSGIDSFLLIAIPLFILAGNLMNAGKITEKIFDFAKRLVGWIPGGLGHANIVASLIFAGMSGSAAADAGGLGTIEMEAMSTNGYDDDFSAAVTASSTVIGPIFPPSIPLIIYGSVASVSVSQLFMGGVVPGLLMAIALMIMVFVFAIKRSYQRVAFSLVLLVKQFFASILSIITPLIILSGFTLGWFTPTEASSVAVAYALVIALVVYRTLDWKTFKECLLESAITSANTLFIIGTSMLFSYVLIKEGVSTQMATFILGISDNPYIILMVINILLLVLGMFMEPGAILTLMLPVLLPIVKALGLDLVHFGVVMVLNLMIGQVTPPFGVCLFIIADVAKISLNRMYKAILPFIIPLLVVLFLVTYMPQIVTWLPGVLLHA, encoded by the coding sequence ATGATATTGTTTTTTGGTAGTTTTATACTTTTGCTTTTGATTGGGGTGCCGATCAGTATATCGATCGGAGCCAGTGCGGTATTGGGATGTTTGAATCTGGGGTATCCCTTGATGGTGATAGGCCAGAAAATGGTCAGCGGCATCGATTCATTCTTGCTGATAGCAATACCGTTGTTCATCTTGGCCGGCAACTTGATGAATGCTGGAAAGATAACAGAAAAAATCTTTGATTTTGCAAAACGCCTGGTAGGATGGATACCTGGTGGATTGGGTCATGCCAATATTGTAGCAAGCTTGATTTTCGCAGGTATGAGCGGTAGTGCTGCAGCAGATGCAGGAGGACTTGGAACCATTGAGATGGAAGCAATGTCCACCAATGGATATGATGATGACTTTTCTGCGGCGGTTACCGCATCATCAACAGTGATTGGGCCGATCTTTCCTCCTTCCATACCGTTGATCATCTATGGGTCTGTTGCATCGGTGAGTGTATCACAACTGTTCATGGGAGGCGTTGTTCCCGGTCTATTGATGGCGATAGCTCTCATGATCATGGTCTTCGTATTTGCCATCAAGCGATCTTATCAAAGGGTAGCCTTCAGCCTGGTATTGTTGGTCAAGCAGTTCTTTGCTTCGATTCTCTCTATCATAACTCCGCTGATTATTCTCAGTGGATTTACCCTTGGTTGGTTCACTCCCACAGAAGCTTCAAGCGTTGCTGTTGCCTACGCTTTGGTTATTGCTCTGGTAGTGTATAGGACATTGGATTGGAAGACTTTCAAGGAGTGCCTGCTTGAGAGTGCGATCACGAGTGCAAACACACTGTTTATTATCGGAACTTCGATGCTTTTCAGCTATGTTCTTATTAAAGAGGGTGTTTCAACTCAGATGGCTACCTTTATATTGGGGATCAGTGATAATCCCTATATCATTCTCATGGTTATTAATATTCTCCTGCTTGTCTTGGGAATGTTCATGGAGCCAGGAGCAATATTGACCTTGATGTTGCCTGTCTTGCTTCCCATCGTTAAAGCGCTTGGGCTTGATTTGGTTCACTTTGGTGTGGTCATGGTCTTGAATCTGATGATCGGACAGGTAACACCACCCTTTGGTGTTTGTCTGTTTATCATTGCTGATGTAGCCAAGATATCGTTGAACCGGATGTACAAGGCAATCCTGCCGTTTATCATTCCCCTCTTGGTTGTCCTGTTTCTCGTTACGTATATGCCACAGATTGTTACCTGGCTACCCGGTGTACTGTTGCATGCATAA